The following are encoded in a window of Pseudomonadota bacterium genomic DNA:
- a CDS encoding DUF6445 family protein, translating into MQQSFLVIDDFFGNPEQARQTALSMTYPEPPPEVHYPGRNSKESMAWPGHEDMFSRILGHQVVPKSQAHGRARVTLAEDKRHGNVHVDPGCCWAAIIYLTLNEHASGGTDFFINRRYGTDRAPLTDQEAQEIYGKPTPRDALIDILSLENSSDPDAWALNFSLPMKFNRCILFRPWFWHSSGDGFGDSLENGRLVQLLFFAPGPNAPNVPQVPPI; encoded by the coding sequence ATGCAGCAGTCTTTTCTCGTTATCGACGACTTCTTCGGCAACCCGGAACAGGCGCGTCAAACCGCCTTGTCCATGACCTATCCGGAGCCGCCGCCTGAAGTTCACTACCCCGGCCGCAACTCCAAGGAATCGATGGCATGGCCGGGTCATGAGGATATGTTCAGCCGCATCCTGGGCCATCAGGTGGTGCCAAAGTCGCAGGCCCATGGCAGGGCCCGCGTAACCCTGGCCGAGGACAAGCGCCATGGCAATGTACACGTGGACCCCGGATGCTGCTGGGCTGCCATCATCTATCTGACCCTTAACGAGCATGCATCGGGCGGTACGGACTTCTTCATCAACCGGCGCTACGGTACCGACCGCGCGCCGCTGACCGATCAGGAAGCCCAGGAAATCTATGGCAAGCCAACACCGCGCGATGCGTTGATCGACATTCTGAGCCTTGAAAACTCGAGCGACCCCGACGCGTGGGCGTTGAACTTCTCGCTGCCGATGAAGTTCAATCGCTGCATCTTGTTTCGGCCCTGGTTCTGGCATTCCAGCGGCGACGGTTTTGGCGACAGCCTCGAGAACGGCAGGCTGGTCCAGCTTCTCTTCTTTGCGCCCGGTCCTAACGCGCCCAATGTCCCCCAGGTACCGCCAATCTAG
- a CDS encoding aldo/keto reductase: MEYRTMGRSGLHVSLAGIGCNTLGWWIEEPEAKKVVHAALDSGVTLFDTADMYDDGRSETFLGKALGRKRHDAVIVTKCGMKRGDDQRNIPRGARGYIIKSCEASLKRLGTDHIDVYLHHEPDPHTPIEETLDTFGTLIDQGKIRYAGCSNYAGWQVAHAHWLAREARSHHFIVAQNEWNLLEREIETEVVPACDHYGMGIMPYFPLAMGLLSGKYKRGKKAAKSNRLGGDDARYAAMLSDTNFDRIDKLTAFAADHGHSLLELAIGWLASQSVVSTVICGATKPAQVKANAAAVTAWRLTPDEMADVDGLLAG; the protein is encoded by the coding sequence ATGGAGTACCGCACCATGGGCCGCTCGGGCCTGCATGTCTCGTTGGCCGGGATCGGCTGCAACACGCTGGGCTGGTGGATCGAAGAGCCCGAAGCCAAGAAGGTGGTCCATGCCGCTCTCGATTCCGGCGTTACGCTGTTCGATACCGCCGACATGTACGACGACGGCCGGTCCGAGACGTTCCTGGGCAAGGCGCTGGGCAGGAAGCGTCATGATGCGGTGATCGTGACCAAGTGCGGCATGAAACGCGGCGACGATCAGCGCAACATACCGCGGGGTGCCCGCGGCTACATCATCAAGTCGTGCGAGGCCAGCCTTAAGCGCCTGGGCACCGACCACATCGACGTCTATCTGCACCACGAGCCTGATCCCCACACGCCGATCGAGGAGACGCTCGATACGTTTGGCACCCTGATCGACCAGGGCAAGATCCGTTATGCCGGATGCTCAAACTACGCCGGCTGGCAGGTCGCCCACGCCCACTGGCTGGCGCGCGAGGCGCGCTCGCATCATTTCATCGTCGCGCAGAACGAATGGAACCTTCTGGAGCGCGAGATCGAGACCGAGGTGGTGCCCGCATGCGATCACTACGGCATGGGCATCATGCCCTATTTCCCTCTGGCGATGGGTTTGTTGTCGGGCAAGTACAAGCGCGGCAAAAAGGCCGCGAAGAGCAACCGTCTGGGCGGTGATGATGCGCGCTATGCCGCCATGCTGTCGGACACCAACTTTGATCGCATCGACAAGCTGACGGCATTCGCCGCCGATCACGGCCACTCATTGCTGGAGCTCGCCATCGGTTGGCTGGCCAGTCAATCGGTTGTCTCGACGGTGATTTGCGGTGCGACCAAGCCGGCCCAGGTCAAGGCGAACGCCGCCGCCGTGACAGCCTGGCGGTTGACGCCCGACGAGATGGCGGACGTCGACGGCTTGTTGGCTGGCTGA